One segment of Clavelina lepadiformis chromosome 2, kaClaLepa1.1, whole genome shotgun sequence DNA contains the following:
- the LOC143445134 gene encoding multiple C2 and transmembrane domain-containing protein 1-like has product MLYNDNKSIESDADAVSLTESVDSSPTRGHRCSKKMKLFSHRSHKKLVREKQTVAGEGADNDIVFMRESESTDVVEASFSKDQERDFGTIHKLHVKLLAGEHLAARDSNGLSDPYVKFKLDDETVYKSKCCKLTLNPKWNEEFTVDVHLKSHLRLKVYDKDSWYDDFMGGGSVDFSNLEHNVDVPLDIHLEDPETNEELGYILLSVRLFSHDSLSENPEMRSIVEKTPLPVPLPHQKETCNTLSLRKNTNSASKGTGGQLPVAFASVQLVSGSDLPARSASGTSDPYVKLLLGRQKRKSKCCSKTLDPVWKDEFLFHLHSKDSPAMLDISVWNRDAYRRDDSIGRCELDLMSLECEVTHSLSLNLVDTQGTILLLVTIHEIEPSQKYLTSYDLSVLRQRYGLFSTLAKISDIGFVEIRIASASGLRPADFNGKSDPFCVVQFCNARAQTQTCYKTLDPVWNRVFTFPVCDIHDVFEITVYDEDSENEKDFLGKIVIPILSCNNGDTHTYTLKDKKLKEKTKGTITVQISYIFNQVRAAIRTFSPREEKFMEESSKFKKSLLVNNFSRVWSIVQAIIGAGEFFNSCFTWENRLRSVLAFIAFVTVVWNFEVYMLPFALLLLLMKNYVDIFVRKIKPRRQDMSSYELQGNADDEEDDEESSKLSFMQRLRAIEEVLCKVQTILDLIASFGERVYNTVTWSVPFLAWVLMIVLVVACFILYLIPLRIIILAWGINKFSKRLRNPNYVPNNEVMDYLSRIPSNVQLLQYQESALDQHSQRSSKKKK; this is encoded by the coding sequence ATGCTGTACAATGACAATAAATCTATTGAATCAGACGCTGATGCAGTATCTTTAACTGAGTCAGTCGACAGTTCCCCTACAAGAGGACACAGATGTTCAAAAAAgatgaaacttttttcacatAGAAGTCATAAGAAGCTTGTTAGGGAAAAACAGACAGTTGCTGGAGAAGGTGCCGATAACGACATCGTATTCATGAGAGAAAGTGAGTCTACTGATGTTGTGGAGGCAAGTTTTTCGAAAGACCAGGAAAGGGATTTCGGTACAATACATAAACTCCATGTCAAACTTCTAGCTGGTGAGCACCTTGCCGCTCGAGATTCTAATGGTCTAAGTGATCCGTATGTAAAGTTTAAGCTGGATGACGAGACTGTTTACAAAAGCAAATGCTGCAAATTGACTCTTAATCCAAAATGGAATGAGGAATTTACTGTTGATGTGCATTTGAAGTCACATCTACGGTTAAAGGTTTATGATAAAGACAGTTGGTACGATGATTTCATGGGTGGAGGAAGTGTAGACTTTTCAAATCTTGAACATAATGTAGATGTCCCGCTTGATATTCATTTGGAAGACCCCGAAACAAACGAAGAATTGGGCTATATTCTTCTTTCCGTTCGTCTCTTTAGCCATGACAGCCTCAGTGAAAATCCTGAAATGAGATCGATTGTAGAAAAAACACCACTTCCTGTACCACTGCCGCATCAAAAGGAAACGTGTAACACATTAAGTCTAAGGAAAAATACAAACTCTGCTTCTAAAGGCACAGGTGGCCAGTTGCCAGTAGCTTTTGCAAGTGTTCAGCTAGTATCGGGTTCAGATTTGCCCGCTCGCAGTGCAAGCGGAACCTCAGACCCATATGTGAAGCTTTTACTGGGAAGGCAAAAACGAAAGAGTAAGTGTTGCAGTAAAACCTTGGATCCTGTTTGGAAAgatgaatttttatttcatttgcacTCAAAAGATTCACCTGCCATGTTAGATATATCTGTGTGGAACAGAGATGCATATCGTAGAGATGATTCTATTGGTAGGTGTGAATTAGACCTGATGTCTTTAGAATGTGAAGTTACTCATTCTCTGTCGTTGAACCTCGTTGACACCCAAGGTACTATTCTTCTTCTTGTTACCATCCATGAAATCGAACCAAGCCAGAAATACCTTACATCCTATGACTTAAGTGTATTGAGACAAAGATATGGCTTGTTCTCAACATTGGCTAAGATATCTGACATTGGGTTTGTAGAAATTCGCATTGCTTCTGCCAGTGGTTTGAGACCTGCAGATTTCAATGGAAAATCAGATCCTTTTTGTGTTGTGCAGTTCTGCAATGCTAGAGCACAGACACAGACGTGTTATAAAACCCTTGATCCAGTTTGGAACAGAGTTTTTACTTTTCCAGTGTGTGACATCCAtgatgtttttgaaataaccGTTTATGATGAAGACAGCGAGAATGAAAAAGATTTCTTGGGAAAAATTGTCATTCCTATTTTGTCGTGTAACAATGGGGACACTCACACTTACACCCTTAAAGATAAAAAGCTGAAGGAGAAGACAAAGGGAACAATCACTGTCCAGATCAGTTATATCTTCAATCAAGTACGAGCTGCTATCAGAACCTTTTCtccaagagaagaaaagtttaTGGAAGAGAGCTCCAAATTCAAAAAGAGCCTTCTTGTGAATAATTTCAGTCGAGTGTGGAGCATAGTTCAAGCAATTATTGGAGCAGGAGAATTTTTCAACTCTTGCTTTACTTGGGAAAATAGGCTTAGAAGTGTATTGGCCTTTATAGCATTTGTGACTGTAGTATGGAACTTTGAAGTATACATGTTACCATTTGCACTGCTTCTGTTGCTGATGAAAAACTATGTTGATATCTTTGTGCGCAAGATAAAGCCCCGGAGACAAGACATGAGCTCATATGAGCTTCAGGGAAACGCAGATGATGAAGAAGACGATGAAGAAAGCTCCAAACTCTCCTTTATGCAGCGTCTGAGAGCAATAGAGGAAGTGCTGTGCAAAGTACAGACTATTTTAGACCTTATTGCATCATTTGGCGAACGGGTCTACAATACTGTCACTTGGAGCGTTCCGTTTCTAGCTTGGGTACTTATGATTGTTCTCGTTGTGGCCTGTTTTATCCTTTACCTCATTCCACTTAGGATTATTATCCTAGCCTGGGGTATCaacaagttttcaaaaagGCTGAGAAATCCAAATTATGTTCCTAACAATGAAGTAATGGATTATCTGTCAAGAATACCGTCAAATGTTCAACTGCTTCAATATCAAGAATCTGCTTTAGATCAACACTCGCAAAGGAGTagcaagaagaaaaaatga